The following coding sequences lie in one Kitasatospora azatica KCTC 9699 genomic window:
- a CDS encoding SGNH/GDSL hydrolase family protein: MAIVLAVGTLFLATPANAASINYVALGDSYSAGVGSGNYDSNSGSCSRSFSAYPVLWKNAHSVSGFNFVACSGARTGDVLNSQISALSSSTSLVSITIGGNDAGFAGTMQTCVLSGTSACLSAVATDEAYAQNTLPGQLDQVYAAIHAKAPNAHVVVLDYPHLYQVPGSCWFGISDTSRKAINGAADTLDGVIAKEAANAGFTFSDVRGVFATHEICGSSSQWLHSTTLPIDESYHPTSDGQQYGYLPVFNGVA; encoded by the coding sequence ATGGCGATCGTCCTCGCCGTCGGCACCCTCTTCCTGGCCACCCCGGCCAACGCCGCGAGCATCAACTACGTCGCGCTGGGCGACTCGTACTCGGCCGGTGTCGGCTCCGGCAACTACGACAGCAACAGCGGTAGCTGCAGCCGCAGTTTCAGTGCCTACCCAGTGCTGTGGAAGAACGCGCACTCGGTGTCCGGCTTCAACTTCGTCGCCTGTTCCGGCGCCAGAACCGGCGACGTCCTCAACAGCCAGATATCGGCCCTCAGTTCCAGCACCAGCCTGGTCAGCATCACGATCGGCGGCAATGACGCCGGCTTCGCCGGCACCATGCAGACCTGCGTGCTCAGCGGCACCAGCGCCTGCCTGTCGGCGGTCGCCACGGACGAGGCGTACGCCCAGAACACGCTGCCCGGCCAGCTCGACCAGGTCTACGCGGCGATCCACGCCAAGGCGCCCAACGCCCACGTGGTGGTGCTGGACTACCCGCACCTCTACCAGGTCCCCGGCAGCTGCTGGTTCGGCATCAGCGACACCTCGCGCAAGGCGATCAACGGCGCCGCCGACACGCTCGACGGTGTGATCGCCAAGGAGGCCGCCAACGCGGGCTTCACCTTCTCCGACGTGCGGGGGGTCTTCGCCACCCACGAGATCTGCGGCAGCAGCAGCCAGTGGCTGCACAGCACCACGCTGCCGATCGACGAGAGCTACCACCCCACCTCGGACGGCCAGCAGTACGGCTACCTGCCGGTCTTCAACGGCGTCGCCTGA
- a CDS encoding VOC family protein — protein MTGPRTGLFHHVELWVESLVLAEEQWAPVLLALGCTPFQSWATGRSWRLGWGSSGPEAGGGYLVLEQSPALRPGEHDRLRAGLNHLAVHGSRAAVSAALAAGWTLRVDTGPTVHLVDGQGFELEVVCGDD, from the coding sequence ATGACCGGGCCGCGCACGGGACTGTTCCACCATGTCGAGCTCTGGGTGGAGAGCCTGGTGCTGGCCGAGGAGCAGTGGGCCCCGGTGCTGCTCGCGCTCGGCTGCACGCCGTTCCAGAGCTGGGCGACCGGGCGCAGCTGGCGGCTCGGCTGGGGCTCCTCCGGGCCGGAGGCCGGGGGAGGGTACCTGGTGCTGGAGCAGTCGCCCGCGCTGCGTCCCGGTGAGCACGACCGGCTGCGCGCGGGGCTCAACCACCTCGCGGTGCACGGTTCCCGAGCCGCCGTCAGCGCCGCCCTCGCCGCGGGCTGGACGCTGCGGGTGGACACCGGCCCGACGGTGCACCTGGTGGACGGTCAGGGATTCGAGCTCGAAGTGGTTTGCGGCGACGACTGA
- a CDS encoding NUDIX domain-containing protein, producing MQRIEYSAEIADLLGRIRRRPAAGWPWRPGEPVPDWLPVKQSWGWLFAPDGRVLTLVNPKDGIVSLPGGSLEAEDGGDPAAALAREAAEEAQAVIGPAHYLGYLYDRIGSANNGHECARVRMAAVLREVGPSLPDPASGRHYRRLLVAPGLAVELLGWGAPGLRQARAAVRAAVTQLGVPAAANEVIEELPEAGCEVFPVGS from the coding sequence ATGCAGCGGATCGAGTACAGCGCGGAGATCGCGGATCTGCTCGGGCGCATCCGGCGTCGGCCCGCCGCGGGGTGGCCCTGGCGGCCCGGGGAGCCGGTGCCGGACTGGCTGCCGGTGAAGCAGTCCTGGGGCTGGCTCTTCGCCCCGGACGGGCGGGTGCTGACCCTGGTCAACCCGAAGGACGGCATCGTCAGCCTGCCCGGCGGCTCGCTGGAGGCCGAGGACGGCGGTGACCCGGCGGCGGCCCTGGCCCGCGAGGCGGCCGAGGAGGCGCAGGCCGTGATCGGTCCGGCGCACTACCTCGGGTACCTCTACGACCGGATCGGCTCCGCCAACAACGGCCACGAGTGCGCCCGGGTCCGGATGGCGGCCGTGCTGCGCGAGGTCGGCCCGAGCCTGCCCGACCCGGCCTCCGGCCGGCACTACCGCCGACTGCTGGTCGCCCCCGGCCTGGCGGTCGAGCTGCTCGGCTGGGGCGCCCCGGGCCTGCGCCAGGCCCGCGCGGCGGTCCGCGCCGCGGTGACCCAGCTGGGCGTCCCGGCGGCGGCCAACGAGGTGATCGAGGAACTCCCGGAGGCGGGCTGCGAGGTCTTCCCGGTCGGGAGCTGA